The Oscillatoria acuminata PCC 6304 genomic interval TGTTGATGAGTTGTTGTGGCGATCGCCTGCAAATATTGCAACAACCGCCCAGACTGTTCAAGATTAACCCGATAAGTACCATCAACCTGCTCAAACAGAGGGATATCCCGTGTGAGAGGATATTCCGTTGTTGCCGCCACCTCCGGCATCGGGACTGCCGAGTTCCCCGTTGAACTCAACCCCGGAGGCAAATCCCCATCCAGGAATCCTTGAATCCGACTGCCAAGCGATCGCCCGTGAATCCCGCGATGTTCCACCAATGCCACAATTTCCCCCAAGGACCGGGGACAGTCGTCCGTGATTGCCCTTAACAACTCCGCCAGTAAAAAATAATCCCCATACTGCTGCCGATTCAAGTCCAGAACCCGAGGATACAGAGGCAACGCCGCCAACCCAAAGGCAATCCGACTCGAACCCGACCCCCGATTTCCCCGGGGTGGATCAGCGATTAACATCGCATTCGGGAGTTTTTGTCGCATCCAACCCTTTAACGAGGGGGATTGTGCCGTTCCCCCGGTACAAACAGCCCGCTCAATGGCGATCGCCGATAAACCCGTTTCAATCAACAACCCATTCAGTGCTTGATTCAAAAAGTTGAGAAAGGGTTCAACAACTAAAGTTTGTAACTCCCGGTGAGCGATCGTCCAACGAAACTCACCCACCGTAACCGGATATACATCTCGCTCTTGCAGCGCCAACTTAACCTCTTCCGCTGCCGCTAACAATTCTCGTCCGGCAGGATGTTCAAGTAATCGCTGCTGTAACTGCATTCGCCTCACCCCATCAGGCTCTCCCGGACGGGGTAATTCCAAATCGCACCCCAGATACCAATATCCCCGATTCTCCCGACGGACTGCCTCGGTCCAAAATAACTGACAAATTATATCTTGGTCTAACCCTTGACCCGCATAGGGAAAACTGCGCGTTTTAAAGTGAGAATCACTTAATTCCTCCAAGTTTTCTGGCACCGAAACCAAGGCCAACTCCGTCATCGTCGCACCGGAATCGATCGCCAAACCATAGCGTGTACCCACCGCCCGAGAGCGGTGCCAACTGGCTCCCGGTCCTTCCTGGGGGTGAAATTGTCGAGATAAGACCGAAGGAATCGTCACCCGTTCCCCACCGACGCCCGGAAGGACCGAGAGCCATGCGGCGATCGCATTTTCCACAAATAAAACTTGGGACGGTTCTTGAACCAGTTTCGCACTTAAGATAGATTCACGAATATTAAAACAATAACTATCCGGCCAACTGCCGGGAAAACTCACAATGGCCCCGCGCAACTGAGCGATCGCCTGGGGAAACCGATCGGGATCTAACCCGGCAGCGCCCCCAATGGCAGCAGAAGGCGTCGCCATCGTCAGGGCCGATGACAGGGTAGCAACGGCGTGACTACGAGGAGAGGAAGCAGAGGGCAACCTGAGCGATCGCCCAGAACCCGATGCCACTTCCACCACCGGCAACCCCTCCCCCTGGGCTAATGGAGCCACCCCAGCAGCGGCGATCGTCGCCAACAGCGCACTCAACGCATCGAGCAAATCGCTTAATCCGAGGGACCTTCCATGCGATCGTAACACCATCTCGCGTTTTGCCCGCTTGCGATTCAGCAACTCCAGGGGGACAACCGTCGGGTGCATTCCCGAGTCCCAAGGGTTTTCCTTCACTTTCGTTCCCGCAATCCCCGGCAACAACAGGGGTTTAAACTGATGCAACCACCATCCCTGGGACCGCAGATAAACTTGGGAAGGCAACCGAAACGTCGGGTCAGAACCCTGAGAACCGAGGGGATGCCAATAAAGCGGATATAACTGACAGGTGAGGCGATCGAACAAAGCTGCCGATAGGTGAGTCGTCCCGAGATCAATTCCCAAATACCAGAACCCTGCCGGTCCGTTTGGCACTGCCATTCTTCTGTTTCCCCCTTAGCTGGTTGCCGTCCCAAAATGAGTTTAACCGTTAACTATCCTAAACGCGCAGGTGTACCCCGGAAAAACTCAGGCGGGACATTTTTGAGCCTGCTGACGGATATGCAATCCCCAAACTGAGTTTTGAGACTTAGCCTTTACCCCGTCGGGGTTTCCGGTTCGATTGGGATGGATTAGGTCCTCCCTAACCTCTGATTATTCTACAGCACCCCGATGATGATTATAAGGGGCCTATGCTGGCGTCAGACTGTTCCTTGATTTTTCGCTAGATAGAACGAGGGCGATCGGGTATCGGTAACCCATACAAAAACAGATGCAAAATTTCTAAGGGACACAGGGGAGGGCTAGGAATCATCAAATCATCATGTCCGGGATGAAGATGAAATCTGATTCCTCGTTGATCATTATCATGACCGGGGGTATTGAGGTCAAAACGGAGAAATTTCACAGAAAAATCTTCAGGAAAGCGAATTTCAAAGTTAAATCCCAGAACTTGGGGCTGTTTGGGATTTTCATCAATGAAAATGGCAAAATCAAACCAACAGCGATCGGCTCGTTCAAAATGAGGAAGGTCGCGACTGCGCTTAAAGTTTCTCTGCCCGCCCATAATCTCAAAGACTCCCTTACCATGCTCCCCGGATTTTTGGAGTTTTAGTAACTTGTGAATTTCATGAGGTTTAGTTTTTAAAATCTGTTCATCCGAGGCTTTAGTCAGGGTTTTTAATATTTGATTCTTAAAGATTTTAGCACTTTTAATATCAGTGTTTGGCGTAGCCTGCCCGAGTCTCTCTTGAATCTCCTGACCCATTTTTTCCCAACCACTGTTACCGCTCAATGAGATCCTCCCGATCTAGAAGAACAAGCCATTCCCCATATTCAGGTTCTGTGGGTAATTCTTTAGCTTCTGCAAGAGCAATCACTTCGGCATCCGACTGTCCAGACCATTCTCGCAGTGCAGACAATCGCGCTTCTCGTTCGTCATCAGTGAGCAAATCTTCACCTTGATTTAATGCATAAACTCTAGGACTCAACCAACTAAAAAAATTTGGAGCATTGGTCCCGATCGCCCGAAGAGATTGGGAAGATAAAATGACCACTCCGCCCCGCCCTTTGTGGTTTAACCGGCTTCTGAGACTGTCAAGATGACGCCAATCGTTGGGTTGCCAAGTTTCAAAATTCCACAGCAGTAGATAATCAGCCCCGGAGTTATGAATGCGATCAAAGACTGCGCTCACTCCACTCTCCGCAGAAATGCTCTCGACTTTGCACTCCGCCAAAATTTCAATCCCCGATTGTAGATCTTCTAGAACTTCATCAATGTTTGAAGGCTCCACCACAATACTCGACCAAATATTACTTTCAGGCTGCGATCTAACTCTCTGGAAAAACTCATCCAGAGAAACTGAAGCGATTTCATTAACTGGAAATGATATCATAAAAGTAGATTCTATACTTTTTTACTTTTTTTTATTAGAGGTAAAATTGCCGGATGAACAGCATGGCGCATTTGGGGATATCTGTACTCTAAAATCTTTCCTTCGACTAATAATCTAATATCTTCCTCCGTTCTTGGAATAAATTTACCTTCTGTAGAAACTCGCTGCATCGTATCCTGCGCTTCATCTGATATTCCAAAAACTTTGGCCCGCCCAAATGACTGAGCAGCCACATCAACATGAGCGGGTTGCAAATTATCGCTACCAGATAAATAGGCTTCCTCAATTGCAGATTGAGTGAGGTTCATCAAGTCCCGCAACATTCCCCCTGAATAAAGAATAAGGCGATCTACTGAGGATTGATCCAGAAACCCTTCCGATGCGCGAACGGCCAGAATCTTGGCAAAGAAATCCCGAGCATCTGGGTCCTTGGCAACATCAAAACAGGGTTGATAAGAAAATGAGTTAACTGTATTTTCAAGACGGCTTCTATGTTTACTGTAAGCCGCCTGAATCGGACCAACTAAGACAACGCCAATTCCAATTTCTGATAATGCTTCTACATCCGCAATAAGTTCCACAAACAATTCATCTTCATAGAGGCGATCCAACCCATCCACTAGCAGCACGATCGTCCCGTATTTTTCAGCTACCCCTTGTTTTATTGTATTGATTGCTTCTTGTAATCCCTTTATTTCTAAAGGAGTTTCTGGCCGGACGGGAATCATTCCTGGATGGTCTATTACTGTAACCAGAGGATTTTGATATTCCTGGTTAACCAAATTTTGAAAAATTGTTTGCTTATAACCGTAGGCCAATTTGCGAATAATGTTTATAGATGTGGTTAAATTTTCATGATCTGTCTCTGAGACAAGTTCAGATATAGCCACTCCAGCGATTGCAATTAGCACTCCGGGCTTCATCTGAGAAATATCGGCTTCCAAGCTGACATCGAGATAATGAGCGTAGGTATCTTCTAATTCATTAATGCGATCGCGAGCGATTAATAGTTCAGTTGTTTTCCCGGATCCAATCCCACCAATTAACAAATGGGTAGAAGAAGGGCGAATCGCAATTCGTCCGGCGATCGTGTCTGCTAGGGATTTTTTTGGATGGGGTACATAGTGACCCCGTTCGACCGATCGCGCTGGATCTGCCGCACCCTCAAAAGCAGCCATTTCTTTTCTAAACCGCTCAAGTCGATTAGACATATATAATACGGCGAGTGCTTGATGTTGGATTAAATATTATTCTAGCTTAACAGTATGATGAATAGATTTAGTCTGAAGAGACCCCCTCTATCTCCCTCTGGCCCAGGGGAAGCGTTAGATTTGGACCAAAAGTCTAATAAAAAATAATAATTCTGGGCCGTTATGAACTGTTGGAGTAGCGGCATTAAGCCCTTACTCCAACAGTTTTGCTTCTGTTAACGTTCCCCATCCAATGGATCTATTTAGAGACATTTGGAGCATCGGCCCAACTTTCAAAAAAACTATCCAGGGTGGGATTGGCAAGGTCATCATCAGGGGAGATGGGGACCTCGGGCTGATCTGGCTCAGGTTCGGGATCCACTGGTGCCGTTGCCTCCTCCTCATCATCCAGGAAGTCAGCGAAAAAATCTTCCACTGTCTCATGGTTGACATTTTCCTGCGCTGTGACTTTGACCACCGGAGGCGGGTTTGTTGCCATCAGTTCGGCAAAAATATCATCTAAGGTGGGCAAAACATTGTTCGATCGCCCTGTTGCCTCGGGTTTCCTTTCACCGTTGGGACTACCCGATCCAGGGGTTGGTTTAGAGACCATTTTCTGGGATTTCAGGGAGTTTGACTGACTTTTAGAAGGTTGAGTGGCTTTTCCTGGTGGTTTTCCCGGCGGTTTCCTCCCGGTTTCAGTTGGGGAGGGGGGTTGCGTCTCAGGAGTTAAGTCCGCAGAGACCTCTCCCCAAACCCCTCCCCTACGAGGGGAGGGGCTTTGATGGTCTTCGGGTTGGGGGGTTGGGTCCGATTGAGCCACAAAATCATCAGAGACCTCTCCCCAAACCCCTCCCCTACGAGGGGAGGGGCTTTGATGGTCTTCGGGTTGGGGGGTTAGGTCCGATTGAGGCACAAAATCATCTAAGGAAGCATCTCCACTCTCTTCCCAAGGTAGGGTGCTATCCAACTCCTCTAAGCTGACTGACTCCGATAACGGGGGTTCAGCAGCGAGTTCCTCAAGCCATTGTTCGGCGCTTAAGTCGGTTCCCGGCCAGTCTGCGGGGTTTGGACTTGCGCCCTTGGCTTCTGCTTCCTCTAATTTAGAGAGGTCCTCATCTAAGCGTTTGATGCCAGTATTACTCAGCCAGAGATTGTCTAGGTCCTCCTCTAGGTCCTCATCGGGGAGTAAATCTTCTTGGGGGGAAGCCTGGATATAGGCACTTTCTTCCCAGTCTCCCTCTAAATTTAGGTCGGAGGCGATCGCCTCATCCTCAAGTTCGGGAAGCCAATCCTCCATGAGGGCATTGGCTGTATCCTCCACCATTTCAGGTTCTGGGTCCGGCACCACTGCCGGTTCTGGGGAGACTGCGGTTACCTTGGAAACCGTCTCAAAATCAGCAAACAAATCGTCTGTGGTTTCCTCAGTTGGGGTTGCTGGGGGTTCCGGTTCCCTGGGGGGTTCAGTCTTTTGGGGTGGAGGAGGGGACTCGGTTTCTGACGCCGATCGCCCGTTGGTGATTTCTTTGGGAATTGAAGCTGAAGCGTCCGACTCCGTAAGCAGAGACTCTAGGCGATCGCCAAACAGAAACTCATCCATATAGTTTTCTGAATACTCGCCCCCCATTCCTGGGGCATCAGGGCGACTCTCTAGGTCCGCAAATAAGTCATCCTCGCCATAAGGGGAAGTCTCTTGAGTCTCTCCATTGTTCAGTTCTTCACTCAAGGCGAATAAATCCTCATCCCCGGACTTTGCCATAAACTCTGATGAGGGAGGGAGATTTTCTTCGAGTTCCAAACCCTCGGACAATTCCCAATTTTCGGGCAGGTCATCATTCCCTGTTACCCACCCCTCCAGACCTAATTCAGGCAGGTCCTCGAAGTCCAGATCCGAGAGAGCATTGGGACTATTTTCCGGGGCGATCGCATCAGACAACTCCTCCTCTTCACCACTCTCGGCCCATTGTGCAGCGAGTTCAAAGTTGTCTTGAGACATTTCCACCCGAGTCTTAGGGACTGTTTGAGGGGGTCTGACCGTTGCCTGATCCAGATCCGGAGAACCCTCGGTGGTTTTATCCTCTACTGCCTCCAATGAAGGGGTTAATTCTACTCCAGCAAAGGGGAAAGTCAGCAGTTCAAGGTTCTCTTCCCGGGAGAGTTCAGACGCTGATGCCGGGGTAGAAACTTGAGGGGTTTTAGGCTGCTTTTGGGGGGGAGTTCCGGCCTGGGGTTTGGGTTGGACAAAGGGGCCGGGAGCGGTTTTTGGAGGTTTTGGTGGAGTGGGTGCGGAGTCGAAGTTAGAAGGTTCAGCCTCTGATTGCGGGGGGGAATCCTGCTCTTTGGCGATCGCTGCTTGAGTCGAAGAGAGCAGTCGCAGGGATGATTTTAAATAGGAGGAGGTCTCTTGACCTAAGAGTTGGGCCAGGTGATTGACCAAGGCACTAAACATCAGTTCCCCTTGTTGTCCGAGGCGATGCATCTTGTCTAAGCCTTGAACCAGGGAGTCATTGTAACTGTTAACATTGCGTTCTAGGGATTCAAAGACAACCCGCAGGGTAGAGTCTAGGGACATCAACAGGCGATCGGATTCCCCCTGTAAGCGCTGCAACTGTTCTAATCGGGCTTCGGGGGATAACAGGCCAGAATTCTCTCCCGTGAAGGCGTTGAGATTTTCGCGGAACTGAGAATCGAGAGCACTTTGTTCCCGGCGATCGCCAGTCCCCTCGGTTAAGAGTTGGGTTTCTATCTGGCCGATCGCCTGAGAAACCTGTTGGGAGAGGCGGTCTTGCAGGGGATCGAGTAAGGCTTGGAGAAAGTCGGCGATCGCCTGTTGTTGATGAGCCTGTTGTCCTGCGAGGGTCTGGTAATGCCGTTGTCTTTGCTCCAACTGCCGGACTTCTTCCATCAAAGAATATCGCTCTTGTCGTAACGTGGCGATTTCTTCCTGTAACGGCTGCATCAGGTTAGTCCGTAACCCACTTAAATCTTGCATCAGGGCGTGCAGAACCGCTTGAGCTTCAGTCGCTTCACTGACGGGTCCTGGGGCGATCGCATAAGCCGGCATCGCACTCAACGCCACTCCCCGGCTGCCCTCTGAGGCCAGCTGGGAATCCAAATAGAGACGAACTCGCTCTAAAACCCGCCGAGTCTCTCCCGAACTCCACCACGCAAGGCGGGAGTTCATTTTCCGCAGAATTCCATCAATATCTGCAATCAGTGCTTGTAGTTGATCCCGATTAGAACTCACCATAGAACCTCTGGCGATAAGAACAGCACAGACTTCCCCGTTGCCCCGAAAATACTGGTACTTTTAACGTATCGTAGCTTGTGGTGAGGCATTTTTTTGCTTCATTTTCGGACGATTCCAATGGATGGGCCTCGAATCCAGGTCAGGGCGACTCACTGGGCTTGTTGCTACGAGATGTAGAAATACAGTTTGAGATCCTCGGGACAAGAAACCTGATTTTTGGCCCAAATTTGGGTGCTTTTAAAAGCCAAGATTTTTTAACAAACCCCGTGGGTTTTCTCAATACTGTACTGGCATCCTAAAAGAAGAAAACGATTAGGCTTGATTTCCAACAGTTTCGGCTGAATTGATTTTTTTGCGTCCGCTTCACACACAACAGCCCTTGGGCAGGGGTTAGCCAATGGCCGATCCCCGGTTGGGGGACAAATTAATCCCAGATAGAAGCACGAAGAAATGGTCAGAAACACCGTTACCTATTCTTGCTACCTTTTATCACGATGCCCTAAGCTCATTTTATTACAAATACCACCATTGCTCTGTGTAGGGGCGATTCGAGAATCGCCTGGGATTATTTGGAGAGGCGATTCTCGAATCGCCCCTACAGGTAAGGTTCGGTCTGCAAAGCCAGCGATCGTCCTGTTCTGAAGGCGATGGGGGGTAAGGGGATTGCAAAATATAAATCATCCAACCGTTCAACTAAAAGAAGTGTAGGGGCGCAAGCATTGCGCCCCTGGGGCGCAATGCTTGCGCCCCTACAGTGATACCAAATCCGGTTGGTAAAAGTCAGTTTTCGCTTTTAGCCCGCGCAGGCGGGCTTTGTCCGTGTAGCCCCACCCTTGAGGGTGTGGGTTTTTATAGACCTATTACAACCGGATTCCGTATAAGTCCTGTTCTGAAGGCGATGGGGGGTAAAAGAGCAGACCCTCCAGGGATCTGATCGAGGGTCTGTGGGGTCAGACTCGCGAATAGGTTATTATGTCTAAGTGTTTTCTGGGATTTTATTAAAAAAGGATGTTTCTATTCGAGTCTGGCTCAATGGGTATCTGGGGACCTTAAAACCGGGGTTCCTCATGTGGGGTACCTGCCTTCGTCATTCCTGAGTTAGATAGGCTGATCGGATCTTAAACAGGTCTTTGAAGCCTGGAAACCGGGTTAAAATTCCTGTGGTGTAGGCCCCCGATCCAGATATAGTTAAAGTAGCCAGTACACTACTCCCAAGAGACAAGACGATCGCCCTCTTATTTTTCCAGTTCTGAATCTCTATGGTCCGTTGAGGACCAAACCTGTCCCGGCACAAGGACTTCAGGAATCAGCCCCTTGTCCAGGCCAGTGAACCACAGGCGATAAATTAAGGGGAGAAAACACCCAGTCTACTCTCGGTGCAACATCGGTGGCGGTTTATTTCTGGGTTCCGCATAATTTCAGCCAGAAAAGGCGCGGGTTCTCCTCCCTTGCCCATTGACAACAACAGCCAAACCCTAAACTTCTAAACTCCTAAAAGTACAAATTGGTTTATGTTTTTATGTTGTCTCTAAATATTGTTTCGGACAGTATCCAGTCGATGCCAACGGTCTGGTCTATCTGTAGCAAGTCCCTAAAAGAGTCCCTAAAAGAATGTAATCGGTCATCTCTTGGTTCAATACAACCCGATTTATGAAAAACATCGATTTACCCCTGGCGCGTTTATAAGAGGATGACCTAATGGATGAAAGATTTACCTCTCGCGATTCTGTACCCAACGTTGAGGAATTAATTCGCGCAACGCCATTTTTTAATGGATTACCGGACTCAGTTGTAGAACGGGCAACGGCGCATATTGTTAGCCGCACCCATCCCCCAAATCAAGTCATTTTGTTGGAAAATGACTGGGGAAGTTCTGTTTATTTTTTATTAGAGGGATGGGTGAAAATTCGCACCTACAACCTCGATGGCAAGGAGGTCACGCTCAATATTTTAGGCTCTGGTGAAATCTTTGGCGAAATGGCAGCCTTGGATGAAGTGCCGCGATCGACCGATGTGATTACCCTAGCCCCCACCACGATTGGCAATCTCCCCGCCCAGGATTTTGTGCAGTTAATTCATACCGAACCCTTAGCAGGAATTCGGTTGGCGCAGTTGATGGCAAGACGCCTGCGCCAAGTCAACCGTCGATTGCGGTTGCGAGAATCCGATAGCACTTCTCGGGTGGCGGATATTATCTTATTTTTAGCCGAGGGACAAGGAAAAGAATCTCCCCAAGGGATTGAAATTCCTAATTTACCCCATCGGGAATTAAGCAGTCTGAGTGGATTGGCTCGTGAAACGGTGACTCGGGTATTGAGTAAACTAGAGAAGAAGGGTTTGATTAAGCGCGATCGCGAGACCCTCTGTATCCCAGATGTCAACGCTCTGGAACGTCTGATGGTCTAGGACCCTGAAGCGCGATCGCTCTGGACTTTTCACAGGGGCGATCGCAGTCTTGACCCCATTTCCCAGACCCAAATACAACCGTTAATGCTTCACCCTAAATCGTTAACGGTTAACTGATTGGACACAATTTGATGGTTGATTTTCCAGATAATAACCCGAATTCCTCTTCCGATTCTCCTAATCCCAATCGCAATTCAGAACCCCTAGGTCCTCCCGATTTCTCTGGGTTCCCGGATTCCCTCAGGGCAGATCTTCGGGAACCCTCAACCCCTCGCACCCCCTCTGCTCCCTCGGTTGCCCCAGGCAGACTCCCAAATAATGCCTTAATCTTGGTCGAAACGGCCTTTTTTGCAAGTACCGCCAGCTTGATTTGGTTGATCAATTATTACTTTCCCCTCGGTCCCGTGCTGCGGATTTTTTTCCCGGTCCCGATCGCCCTGGTTTACCTACGCTGGGGGAATCGCGCCGCCTGGATGGGTGCAGTCGTCTCCGGTTTGTTGCTCTCTGTTCTCATGGGACCCACGCGCAGCATTCTCTTTGTGGTCCCGTTTGGTCTTCTCGGAGTCTTGCTCGGATGTCTCTGGAAGCGTCGCGCCAGTTGGGAAGTTGCCATCTTTCTGGGTTCTCTCCTCGGTGCTTTTGGCTTCTTCTTTCGCCTCTGGCTGTTAGGAATTCTCGTGGGGGAAGACCTTTGGGTTTACCTAACCATTCAAATTACCGAGATTGCCGACTGGCTATTTCTCAGGTTGGGATTGCTGGTTCAACCGAGTCTTTATGTGATTCAAGCCTTAGCCGCAATCTTAGTCTGGGTTCAGAATCTCATCTACCTGTTTGCGGTGCATTTAGCCGCTTCTCTCCTCCTCGAAAAAATCGGAAATCCCATTCCACCCCCACCGCCTTGGGTACAAGTTTTACTGGATGAAGAATAAACCGACCCAACCCGCCAGAGTCCCTCAAGGGTGGGGCTATTCTGCTCCCCTAATCTTCTGATCCCCTAGATTAACATTCCCCCCCACTCCCATCCCTGAAGTTTTCCCCACTCAGCCTCTTGTGATCCGAATTTACACTCAGCTTGAACAGGGACAACAGTGGCTCGATCGCTATCGCGGACAGCAACCCCACTTTGCCTGCATTCTCGGCTTTACTGACACGGGTTTAATTCCCGGAATTTCCGCTGCCGGTGCAACCCCACGCGATCGCCAATACACGGCGATCGCTGATGCGGAATTTCTCTACTCCGGTCCCCGTCCCCATCCCCAATATCCCCTGCCACCGCTACAAGCCGGAGCCTCCCCGGTCCTGATTTCTCGCGCTGTCTTAGAAGCTCAAAATATTCCCCTGTCTGTCTTTAATGCCGGTTTACCCCACCCCCCAGCAGTCCCAGCGGTGGAACTGGGGGGAACTCCTGCACGCTGTCTGAGTACCGGCAAGGCTTTGGAACTATCAACGGTGCAACGGTTATTTGCCGCCGGACTGCATTGGGGTCAAAAACTTGCCCAGGCGCATCCAGAAGGCTATCTAATTGTGGCGGAATGTGTCGTGGGCGGGACAACAACGGCCCTGTCGGTGTTGATGGATTTAGGGATTGATGCCAATGGGAAGGTGAATAGTTCTCATCCCCTGTGCAATCATCAGCAAAAGTTGGCCTTGGTACAGGCGGGTTTGGCAGCGGCGCACCGGCATCGCGCCCCTTTGAGGCCGGTTGTGGGGGGAATTACGGGCTATGATTTAGACCCGTTGCTGGCGATCGCAGCGGTGGGAGACCCTATGCAAGCGGTGGCGGCAGGCATGGCGATCGCCGCCAGTCGTGTCTGTGGTGTCCTGTTGGCCGGTGGAACGCAAATGCTGGCGGTTTATGCTTTAATTCGGGCAGTGGCCTCTTATCAT includes:
- a CDS encoding Crp/Fnr family transcriptional regulator — encoded protein: MDERFTSRDSVPNVEELIRATPFFNGLPDSVVERATAHIVSRTHPPNQVILLENDWGSSVYFLLEGWVKIRTYNLDGKEVTLNILGSGEIFGEMAALDEVPRSTDVITLAPTTIGNLPAQDFVQLIHTEPLAGIRLAQLMARRLRQVNRRLRLRESDSTSRVADIILFLAEGQGKESPQGIEIPNLPHRELSSLSGLARETVTRVLSKLEKKGLIKRDRETLCIPDVNALERLMV
- a CDS encoding DUF2232 domain-containing protein, with amino-acid sequence MVDFPDNNPNSSSDSPNPNRNSEPLGPPDFSGFPDSLRADLREPSTPRTPSAPSVAPGRLPNNALILVETAFFASTASLIWLINYYFPLGPVLRIFFPVPIALVYLRWGNRAAWMGAVVSGLLLSVLMGPTRSILFVVPFGLLGVLLGCLWKRRASWEVAIFLGSLLGAFGFFFRLWLLGILVGEDLWVYLTIQITEIADWLFLRLGLLVQPSLYVIQALAAILVWVQNLIYLFAVHLAASLLLEKIGNPIPPPPPWVQVLLDEE
- the cobT gene encoding nicotinate mononucleotide-dependent phosphoribosyltransferase CobT, whose translation is MIRIYTQLEQGQQWLDRYRGQQPHFACILGFTDTGLIPGISAAGATPRDRQYTAIADAEFLYSGPRPHPQYPLPPLQAGASPVLISRAVLEAQNIPLSVFNAGLPHPPAVPAVELGGTPARCLSTGKALELSTVQRLFAAGLHWGQKLAQAHPEGYLIVAECVVGGTTTALSVLMDLGIDANGKVNSSHPLCNHQQKLALVQAGLAAAHRHRAPLRPVVGGITGYDLDPLLAIAAVGDPMQAVAAGMAIAASRVCGVLLAGGTQMLAVYALIRAVASYHALPWNGDRIVVGTTRWVAEDPTGDTVGLAQAVGPVPLLATQLSFANSRYPQLSAYERGFVKEGVGAGGCAIAAHLYQNWNQSQLLQAIEALTLRYARLSL